Proteins encoded in a region of the Benincasa hispida cultivar B227 chromosome 2, ASM972705v1, whole genome shotgun sequence genome:
- the LOC120070609 gene encoding protein ELF4-LIKE 4 has translation MEGDTFSGLGSSPQIDSKILQTFQKNFVQVQNILDQNKLLISEINQNHESKIPDNLNRNVGLIRELNNNIRRVVDLYADLSCSFTRSMEVSSEGDSSGALKSDGKAGQKRNRAA, from the coding sequence ATGGAGGGTGATACATTTTCAGGGCTTGGGAGTAGTCCACAGATTGATAGCAAGATTTTACAGACATTTCAGAAGAATTTTGTTCAAGTCCAAAACATATTGGATCAAAACAAGCTGCTCATCAGTGAGATAAATCAGAATCATGAGTCAAAAATCCCTGATAATCTTAACAGAAATGTGGGTCTGATCAGAGAATTAAACAACAATATCAGGAGGGTTGTTGACTTATATGCTGATCTTTCATGTTCCTTCACCAGATCCATGGAAGTTTCTTCAGAAGGTGATTCAAGTGGAGCTTTGAAATCAGATGGAAAAGCAGGTCAGAAGAGAAACAGAGCTGCTTAA
- the LOC120071001 gene encoding uncharacterized protein LOC120071001 produces MASTSALSMALPLTYATHKPLSNDAFFNPLPSFKSRKAIAAAPKSNGRIVAVRSSLKEKAVAGITAAALTASMVIPEVAEAAGPGVSPSLKNFLLSIAAGGAVVVAILGAVIGVANFDPVKRS; encoded by the coding sequence ATGGCTTCCACTTCTGCACTTTCAATGGCCTTGCCATTAACCTACGCCACTCATAAGCCACTCTCCAACGACGCTTTCTTCAATCCGTTGCCTTCTTTTAAGTCTCGCAAGGCCATCGCTGCCGCTCCCAAATCCAACGGAAGGATCGTCGCCGTCCGATCTTCGTTGAAGGAGAAGGCTGTTGCTGGAATTACGGCCGCTGCTTTGACGGCGTCGATGGTGATTCCGGAGGTTGCAGAGGCCGCCGGACCAGGAGTGTCGCCGTCGCTGAAGAACTTCTTGCTGAGTATTGCGGCCGGTGGAGCTGTGGTGGTGGCGATATTGGGAGCGGTCATCGGCGTCGCGAACTTCGATCCGGTGAAGCGAAGCTGA
- the LOC120071000 gene encoding mechanosensitive ion channel protein 10-like — MADKKGMEQLVLRILEGEEGVDTSKDLTKPSVSSFPDFDLKETRSFRCTIPQSVVGSSPSHEISRMSPLKPPKIPGETAIRRPSFARSSFSKPKSRLIESPCPDSASLAEEKAKAKSTLYSSPKMDSPAKITTVTSPKEALKSAPITPKTPLIGTTGSEEEDDEEVYKTAELKVKERSGKKLKRTVLIEWVAFLCLTGCLIASLTIDKLVTKEIWGLGLWKWCVLVLVSFCGRLFSQWFINCLVFLIERNFLLKRKVLYFVYGLRKSVIIFIWLGLVLLAWGLLFDQSSKRSKKGNEILNYITRALGASLIGAGLWLVKTLMVKILAASFQCARFFDRIQESIFHQYILRILSGPPIMEMAESVGRAASTGQLSFRHLKKESDGGNEGKEEVIDVDKLKKMKQEKISAWTMRGLINVIRSSGLSTISNTIENFKEEENEQKDKEINSEWEARAAAYQIFRNVAKPGSKYIDEDDLFRFMSKEEIDNVLPLFEGGVETGKIKRKTLKNWLVNVYIERKSLAHSLNDTKTAIEELNKLASAIVLIVIIIEWLLLMGFLTTQVLVFVSSQILLVVFMFGNTARTVFEAIIFVFVMHPFDVGDRCVVDGVQMVVEEMNILTTIFLRYDNEKIFYPNSVLATKPISNYYRSPEMSDSIEFSVDFSTSIESIGALKARIKTYLESKPQFWRPNHSVIVKEIENINKMKLALCVNHTINFQNYGDKSSRRSDLVLELKKIFEDLGIKYHLLPQEVQLNYVGSAASVIPSSQR, encoded by the exons ATGGCGGATAAGAAAGGAATGGAACAACTTGTTTTACGAATTTTGGAAGGTGAAGAAGGAGTTGACACAAGTAAAGATCTCACTAAACCCtctgtttcttcttttcctGATTTTGACCTAAAAGAAACTCGGAGTTTTAGGTGCACAATTCCGCAATCCGTGGTTGGGAGTTCTCCTTCACATGAGATTTCCAGAATGTCTCCCCTTAAACCTCCAAAAATTCCAGGCGAAACGGCGATTCGACGCCCATCATTTGCTCGTTCGTCGTTTTCAAAGCCAAAATCGAGGTTAATAGAGTCTCCTTGTCCTGATAGTGCAAGTTTAGCAGAAGAAAAGGCTAAAGCAAAATCAACATTGTATAGCTCTCCTAAGATGGACTCCCCAGCTAAGATAACCACTGTGACTAGTCCTAAAGAAGCTTTGAAGTCGGCTCCGATAACTCCGAAAACACCATTGATTGGAACTACTGGAAGTGAGgaggaagatgatgaagaagttTACAAAACTGCAGAACTGAAAGTGAAAGAAAGATCAGGGAAGAAATTGAAAAGAACAGTTTTAATTGAATGGGTTGCATTTTTGTGCTTAACAGGTTGTTTAATTGCTAGCTTAACAATAGACAAGTTGGTGACTAAAGAGATATGGGGATTAGGACTCTGGAAATGGTGTGTTCTGGTGTTAGTTAGTTTCTGCGGTCGTTTGTTTTCGCAATGGTTTATCAATTGCCTGGTTTTCTTGATTGAAAGAAACTTTCTACTTAAAAGAAAGGTTCTTTATTTTGTCTATGGTCTGAGGAAGAGtgttatcatttttatttggCTGGGTTTGGTTCTCCTAGCCTGGGGTCTATTATTTGATCAAAGCAGCAAGAGATCTAAGAAAGGCAATGAGATTCTGAATTACATTACACGAGCTCTCGGTGCTTCTCTCATTGGAGCTGGATTATGGCTGGTGAAAACTTTGATGGTGAAGATACTAGCTGCTTCTTTTCAATGCGCTAGATTCTTCGATCGGATTCAAGAATCAATCTTCCATCAATATATACTACGCATCCTATCAGGGCCTCCAATCATGGAGATGGCGGAGAGTGTCGGGAGAGCAGCGAGCACAGGGCAGTTGAGTTTCAGGCATTTGAAGAAAGAAAGTGATGGTGGgaatgaaggaaaagaagaggTTATTGATGTAGATAAACTCAAAAAGATGAAGCAAGAAAAAATCTCTGCTTGGACTATGAGAGGGCTAATCAATGTTATAAGGAGTTCAGGGCTGTCCACCATCTCTAATACAATAGAGAATTTCAAAGAGGAAGAGAATGAGCAAAAAGATAAGGAGATTAACAGCGAATGGGAAGCAAGGGCCGCAGCTTACCAGATTTTCAGAAACGTTGCAAAACCGGGTAGCAA GTATATTGATGAAGACGACCTCTTTCGTTTTATGAGTAAGGAGGAAATTGATAATGTGCTGCCATTGTTTGAAGGAGGAGTTGAGACGGGAAAGATAAAGCGAAAAACCCTGAAGAATTGGCTG GTGAATGTTTACATTGAACGCAAGTCGCTAGCTCACTCATTGAATGACACCAAGACTGCCATAGAGGAACTAAACAAGCTTGCTTCTGCAATTGTACTGATTGTGATTATCATTGAATGGCTACTTTTGATGGGTTTCTTGACCACGCAAGTACTCGTCTTCGTTTCATCACAGATTCTGTTGGTGGTTTTCATGTTCGGTAACACTGCCAGAACTGTATTTGAAGCCATCATATTCGTATTCGTGATGCATCCATTCGATGTGGGGGATCGTTGTGTCGTAGATGGTGTGCAG ATGGTTGTTGAAGAAATGAACATTTTAACCACAATCTTCTTGAGATATGACAATGAGAAGATCTTCTATCCAAATTCTGTGCTAGCCACCAAACCCATCAGTAACTACTACAGGAGCCCTGAAATGAGTGATTCGATCGAATTTTCCGTCGACTTTTCCACTTCAATCGAAAGCATTGGAGCTCTAAAAGCAAGAATAAAAAC ATACTTAGAAAGCAAACCCCAGTTCTGGCGACCGAACCATAGTGTCATCGTGAAGGAGATCGAGAATATCAACAAGATGAAACTAGCTCTGTGTGTCAATCACACCATAAACTTTCAAAACTATGGCGACAAGAGCAGTCGCAGATCGGATTTAGTCTTGGAGCTGAAGAAAATTTTCGAAGATCTCGGTATCAAGTATCATCTTTTACCTCAAGAAGTTCAGCTCAACTATGTGGGTTCAGCAGCTTCTGTGATTCCATCATCtcaaagatga
- the LOC120071547 gene encoding RING-H2 finger protein ATL39-like, which yields MSDSSSTSFAQPTPHPAKSSLPMLYYGLVVVGTAAIVLVLYNFIVIKWCSDNRHRRASPALAGSYAEMMNSSRSFHSSLCSFKFKKGSTVAAAAAEEEGYGNECAVCLSAFEDGDEVKKLPRCTHMFHASCIDMWLFSHSDCPLCRAPVVAQGLSQHQAMAEQEENSGHGLLESGDLV from the coding sequence ATGAGTGattcttcttcaacctctttTGCTCAGCCAACGCCTCATCCTGCAAAATCAAGCTTACCCATGTTGTATTATGGCCTTGTGGTCGTCGGGACGGCGGCGATTGTGTTAGTTCTTTACAATTTCATCGTTATCAAGTGGTGCTCTGACAATCGCCACCGCCGAGCTTCGCCGGCGCTGGCTGGAAGTTATGCAGAGATGATGAATTCAAGCCGTAGCTTCCACAGCTCGCTGTGCAGCTTCAAATTCAAGAAGGGATCCACGGTGGCAGCGGCGGCGGCGGAAGAAGAAGGGTATGGGAATGAATGTGCAGTTTGTTTGTCGGCGTTTGAAGATGGGGACGAGGTTAAGAAATTGCCAAGATGTACACATATGTTTCATGCTTCTTGTATAGATATGTGGCTTTTCTCTCACTCCGATTGCCCTCTCTGCCGTGCTCCGGTGGTGGCGCAGGGGCTGAGCCAGCACCAAGCCATGGCGGAGCAAGAGGAGAATTCAGGGCATGGTTTGTTGGAATCCGGCGACTTGGTTTGA
- the LOC120071546 gene encoding vacuolar protein sorting-associated protein 2 homolog 1: protein MSFLLGKRKTPAELLRENKRMLDKSIREIERERQGLQTQEKKLIAEIKKSAKQGQMGAVKVMAKDLVRTRHQIEKFYKLKSQLQGVSLRIQTLKSTQAMGEAMKGVTKAMGQMNRQMNLPSLQKIMQEFMKQNEKMELMTEVMEDAIDDALEGDEEEEETEELVNQVLDEIGIDMNQELVNAPSTAVAAPAAKTKVAQAEGTGNDDGGIDSDLQARLDNLRRM, encoded by the exons ATGAGTTTTCTCTTGGGCAAGCGCAAAACTCCGGCCG AACTCCTCCGGGAAAATAAGCGAATGCTGGACAAATCGATCAGAGAAATTGAAAGGGAGAGACAAGGTCTTCAAACACAAGAGAAGAAACTAATTGCAGAGATTAAGAAAAGTGCCAAGCAAGGGCAAATG GGAGCTGTGAAAGTGATGGCAAAAGATCTAGTTAGGACCAGGCACCAGATTGAAAAATTCTACAAGCTTAAATCACAACTGCAGGGGGTATCTCTTAGAATTCAG ACTTTGAAATCAACTCAAGCAATGGGAGAAGCTATGAAAGGAGTCACAAAGGCAATGGGACAAATGAATCGACAGATGAACTTGCCATCCCTGCAGAAGATTATGCAAGAATTTATGAAACAGAATGAAAAAATGGAACTGATGACTGAAGTGATGGAAGATGCTATTGATGATGCTTTGGAAGGggatgaagaagaggaagagacaGAAGAATTGGTCAACCAGGTTCTTGATGAGATAGGAATTGACATGAACCAAGAG CTCGTGAATGCACCGTCGACTGCTGTCGCTGCACCAGCGGCAAAGACAAAGGTTGCACAAGCAGAAGGAACAGGGAACGACGATGGTGGAATAGACAGCGATCTTCAAGCCCGACTAGATAATTTAAGGAGAATGTAA